One genomic window of Xanthobacter dioxanivorans includes the following:
- a CDS encoding LysR family transcriptional regulator: MAAIDLNLVRVFDALMVHRSVSAAAAALNLTQPAVSNALRRLRALTDDDLFVRTRRGMEPTAFALAAGGALSEGLRLIRQGLERAAPFEPATTRRQFRILMTDAGEMVFLPRLMPQLRAKAPMLDIRVLQLPIARYLEALETDQADLAVGNLRPKAGTFVLRRLFEEHHVIVCRRGHPLELSAGQDGVARLDQILESHHVIVRPPNSVDVPLDNLIQAHRWRIRVALEVPHFLVLAGILNQTDMVAVVPSLVAAELVRRSDLVILQVPFICPGISIRLGWHIRQQKDAGNRWLRQQIIELMSARTRAGEASRMPQA; the protein is encoded by the coding sequence ATGGCTGCGATCGACCTCAATCTCGTCCGCGTCTTCGATGCCTTGATGGTTCACCGCAGCGTATCGGCGGCGGCCGCGGCGCTGAACCTGACCCAGCCCGCCGTGTCGAACGCGCTTCGCCGCCTGCGCGCCCTGACCGACGACGACCTGTTCGTCCGCACCCGGCGGGGCATGGAGCCCACCGCGTTCGCGCTGGCGGCGGGGGGAGCCCTGTCCGAGGGCCTCCGCCTCATCCGGCAGGGCCTGGAGCGGGCCGCGCCGTTCGAGCCGGCGACCACCCGGCGCCAGTTCAGGATCCTGATGACCGACGCGGGGGAAATGGTGTTCCTGCCGCGCCTGATGCCGCAGCTCAGGGCAAAGGCGCCGATGCTCGACATCCGCGTCCTGCAATTGCCCATCGCGCGCTACCTGGAAGCGCTCGAGACCGACCAGGCGGACCTGGCCGTCGGCAACCTGCGGCCGAAGGCTGGCACCTTCGTGCTGCGCCGGCTGTTCGAGGAGCACCACGTCATCGTCTGCCGCCGCGGGCATCCGCTGGAGCTCTCGGCCGGACAGGATGGCGTGGCGCGCCTCGACCAGATCCTGGAGAGCCACCACGTCATCGTCCGCCCGCCGAATTCGGTGGACGTGCCCCTCGACAACCTCATCCAGGCACACCGCTGGCGGATCAGGGTGGCGCTGGAGGTGCCGCACTTCCTGGTGCTCGCCGGCATCCTCAACCAGACCGACATGGTTGCGGTGGTGCCGAGCCTGGTCGCCGCCGAACTCGTCCGGCGGTCCGATCTCGTCATCCTCCAGGTGCCGTTCATCTGCCCCGGGATCTCGATCCGCCTGGGCTGGCATATCCGCCAGCAGAAGGATGCGGGAAACCGCTGGCTGCGGCAGCAGATCATCGAACTCATGTCGGCGCGCACCAGGGCCGGCGAGGCCTCAAGGATGCCGCAGGCCTGA
- a CDS encoding porin gives MSAALGLLVLEGASAADLPEKAKAVEYMKVCTAYGAGYYYIPGTDTCIKIGGFARLDAYVNAVGTFTPMITSSADKGFNGPGAGGFGYPFRDDDDPAYFTRVRGVMNMDARTQTEFGTLRSYVRFGANWDTQGTAGTGAGSGLYFERAFIQFAGFTFGYTQSFFDPGLSYIFTAPLATSNDWTTVAAYTVQIGNGFSASLSLEDAANRTTGVQMTGATATPIFNINTVTTGLGYTNFQAGQVAPDVVANLRVDQAWGSAQLSGAVHQVTATAPLYTGFFGGLETSNAWGWALGAHVEVKLPMLAAGDSFFVQAAYAEGAANYIGLSASQQARGTGIGSIELTQQGGTLSGTGAYYTIADAVATSTTGDFGLMSGWAIQGQFRHFWTPGLRSALYAGYASYDVPQNIVAAFAFDTWQIGLNTIWSPVKDLDIGVEVLYSKVDGSVPLGNYAAISNTGATINSIAGGSADVWSGGMRVQRNF, from the coding sequence ATGTCCGCAGCTCTTGGTCTCTTGGTGCTTGAGGGGGCGAGCGCGGCAGATTTGCCGGAAAAGGCGAAGGCCGTTGAGTACATGAAGGTCTGTACCGCCTATGGCGCCGGGTATTATTATATCCCGGGGACCGATACCTGCATCAAGATCGGCGGGTTCGCGCGCCTCGACGCCTATGTCAACGCGGTCGGCACCTTCACGCCAATGATCACCTCGTCGGCGGACAAGGGCTTCAACGGCCCCGGCGCCGGCGGGTTCGGCTATCCCTTCCGCGATGATGATGACCCCGCTTATTTCACCCGCGTGCGCGGCGTGATGAACATGGATGCGCGCACCCAGACCGAGTTCGGGACCTTGCGGTCCTACGTGCGGTTCGGCGCGAACTGGGACACGCAGGGCACCGCCGGCACCGGCGCCGGGAGCGGCCTCTATTTCGAGCGCGCCTTCATCCAGTTCGCCGGATTCACCTTCGGCTATACTCAGTCCTTCTTCGATCCCGGCCTGAGCTACATCTTCACGGCACCCCTGGCGACATCGAACGACTGGACCACCGTGGCGGCCTATACCGTCCAGATCGGCAACGGCTTCTCCGCATCGCTGTCGCTGGAAGACGCCGCCAACCGCACCACCGGCGTGCAGATGACCGGCGCGACCGCGACGCCGATCTTCAACATCAACACCGTGACCACCGGCCTTGGCTACACCAACTTCCAGGCGGGCCAGGTCGCTCCCGACGTGGTCGCCAACCTGCGTGTGGACCAGGCCTGGGGTTCGGCCCAGCTCTCCGGCGCGGTGCACCAGGTGACCGCAACCGCTCCCCTCTACACAGGCTTCTTCGGCGGTCTGGAAACCTCGAACGCCTGGGGCTGGGCGCTGGGGGCGCATGTGGAAGTCAAGCTGCCGATGCTCGCGGCGGGCGACAGCTTCTTTGTCCAGGCGGCCTATGCGGAAGGCGCTGCGAACTATATCGGCCTATCGGCAAGCCAGCAGGCGCGTGGCACCGGCATCGGCTCGATCGAGTTGACGCAGCAAGGTGGAACCCTGTCCGGCACCGGGGCTTACTACACCATCGCGGATGCCGTCGCGACGTCCACGACTGGCGATTTCGGCCTCATGTCCGGCTGGGCGATCCAGGGGCAGTTCCGTCACTTCTGGACCCCCGGATTGCGATCGGCCCTTTATGCCGGCTACGCATCCTATGATGTGCCGCAGAACATCGTCGCTGCCTTCGCTTTCGATACCTGGCAGATCGGCCTCAACACCATCTGGTCCCCGGTGAAGGACCTCGATATTGGTGTGGAAGTTCTGTATTCAAAAGTTGACGGATCGGTTCCGCTGGGCAATTACGCGGCGATCAGCAATACCGGCGCGACCATCAATTCCATCGCCGGCGGGTCCGCCGATGTCTGGTCGGGCGGCATGCGCGTGCAGCGAAACTTCTGA
- a CDS encoding ABC transporter permease: MTTWLLRRLFQALLVVLAMTVIVFIGVNVIGDPVEILISPEADQAERTRAIAALGLDKPLWEQYLRFLWAALHGDLGQSFVYNEPAIRLIGDRLPATMELAVMAVLLSVVIGIPLGLYAGLKSETFLARAIMAGSILGFSLPTFWVGLMLIMVFAVQLGWLPSTGRGETAELFGMQWSFLTRDGLAHLVLPAANLALANIALVLRLTRAGVRENLQLEYVKFARAKGLTPTRIVFVHIMKNIMIPIVTVIGLEFGSVIAFAVVTESVFAWPGMGKLIIDSINVLDRPVIVAYLMVIVFLFVTINLVVDLLYTVLDPRVRLETKE; encoded by the coding sequence ATGACCACATGGCTTCTGCGGCGCCTTTTCCAGGCGTTGCTTGTAGTGCTGGCGATGACGGTGATCGTCTTCATCGGCGTGAACGTGATCGGCGATCCGGTGGAGATCCTCATCTCCCCGGAGGCGGATCAGGCCGAGCGCACGCGCGCGATCGCCGCCCTCGGCCTCGATAAGCCCTTGTGGGAGCAGTATCTGCGCTTCCTGTGGGCGGCGCTGCACGGCGACCTCGGCCAAAGTTTCGTGTACAATGAACCGGCCATCCGCCTGATCGGCGACCGCTTGCCGGCGACCATGGAGCTCGCGGTCATGGCCGTTCTGCTCTCCGTCGTCATCGGCATTCCGCTCGGGCTCTACGCCGGTCTGAAGTCCGAGACCTTTCTCGCGCGCGCCATCATGGCGGGCTCCATTCTCGGCTTTTCGCTGCCCACCTTCTGGGTGGGGCTGATGCTGATCATGGTGTTCGCGGTGCAGCTCGGCTGGCTTCCGAGCACCGGGCGCGGCGAGACGGCGGAGCTGTTCGGAATGCAGTGGTCGTTCCTGACGCGGGACGGGCTGGCGCACCTGGTCCTCCCCGCGGCCAACCTCGCCTTGGCCAACATCGCCCTCGTGCTGCGCCTGACCCGCGCCGGCGTGCGCGAGAACCTGCAACTGGAATATGTAAAGTTCGCCCGCGCGAAAGGGCTCACGCCGACCCGGATCGTGTTCGTCCACATCATGAAGAACATCATGATCCCGATCGTGACCGTGATCGGCCTGGAATTCGGCAGCGTGATCGCCTTCGCGGTGGTCACCGAGAGCGTTTTCGCCTGGCCGGGCATGGGTAAGCTGATCATCGACAGCATCAACGTGCTCGATCGGCCAGTGATCGTCGCCTACCTGATGGTGATCGTATTCCTTTTCGTGACCATCAATCTGGTGGTGGACCTGCTCTACACGGTCCTGGATCCGCGCGTACGGCTGGAGACGAAGGAATGA
- a CDS encoding ABC transporter ATP-binding protein, which yields MSEIALEVQDLSTHFDTRAGTVRAVDGVSFAVRRGQVLGLVGESGSGKSVTGFSILGLVDPPGRIAKGRILFGGRDLTKLSEPELRRLRGNRIAMIFQDPMMTLNPVLRIDTQMMEAVFAHAKVSRREAFVRSRDALGMVGIPSPEERLRAYPHQFSGGMRQRVAIAIALLHRPDVILADEPTTALDVTIQAQILAEVQKLSREHGTALVWITHDLSVVAGLADEIAVMYAGRIVEGGQVGAVLEQPMHPYTHGLIGSVPSRNKRGGRLRQIPGMTPSLLNLPKGCAFSTRCARADAACEQDPPLMVPSEGRALRCFHPQLEAAE from the coding sequence ATGAGCGAGATAGCGCTGGAGGTCCAGGACCTCTCGACCCATTTCGATACGCGCGCGGGCACCGTCCGCGCGGTGGATGGCGTCTCCTTCGCCGTGCGGCGGGGGCAGGTGCTGGGCCTGGTGGGAGAATCAGGCTCAGGCAAATCGGTGACCGGCTTCTCCATCCTGGGCCTCGTCGATCCGCCCGGACGGATCGCCAAGGGGCGGATCCTCTTCGGGGGACGGGACCTGACGAAGCTCAGCGAGCCGGAGCTGCGCAGACTGCGCGGCAATCGCATCGCGATGATCTTCCAGGACCCGATGATGACGCTCAACCCGGTGCTGCGCATCGACACCCAGATGATGGAGGCGGTGTTCGCGCACGCCAAGGTTTCCCGCCGGGAGGCCTTTGTCCGCTCGCGCGATGCGCTGGGCATGGTGGGTATTCCAAGCCCGGAGGAGCGCCTGCGGGCGTATCCGCACCAATTCTCCGGTGGCATGCGCCAGCGCGTGGCCATCGCCATCGCCCTGCTGCACCGGCCCGACGTGATCCTGGCCGACGAGCCGACGACGGCGCTCGACGTGACGATTCAGGCCCAGATCCTCGCCGAGGTGCAGAAGCTGTCGCGCGAGCACGGCACCGCGCTCGTCTGGATCACCCATGACCTCTCGGTGGTCGCCGGCCTCGCCGACGAGATCGCGGTGATGTATGCGGGCCGCATCGTCGAGGGCGGACAGGTGGGCGCGGTGCTCGAACAGCCGATGCACCCCTACACCCACGGGCTGATCGGCAGCGTGCCGAGCCGCAACAAGCGGGGCGGCAGGCTGCGGCAGATTCCGGGCATGACTCCCTCGCTCTTGAACCTGCCGAAGGGCTGCGCCTTCTCCACGCGCTGCGCGCGGGCGGATGCGGCGTGTGAACAGGATCCACCCCTCATGGTGCCGTCCGAGGGACGCGCGTTGCGCTGCTTCCACCCCCAGCTGGAGGCCGCCGAATGA
- a CDS encoding VOC family protein has translation MAQDRLHDSEAPATAFTTNRDYRTRDVDVAALKRAASDGIALALDGVDHSARPTWKLRETIEFYRDVLGLPLVHTISARGWGHPGHPDFLHFFFDAGRGATIAFFYYIGTDRPERYMPEDSQFYAATHTAWGVPDRDELERWKTTLEGRGLAVSAYTRHEILESIYFRDPNGYPLEITLRLRDTDVLDARDAALTLEAAVQVEDERRAAGDRLRDIDTVWRRKAKLVEALIGE, from the coding sequence ATGGCCCAGGATCGCTTGCACGACAGCGAGGCACCGGCAACGGCGTTCACCACCAACCGCGACTATCGCACCAGGGATGTGGATGTCGCGGCGCTGAAAAGAGCCGCCTCCGATGGAATTGCGCTTGCCCTCGACGGGGTGGATCACAGCGCGCGCCCCACCTGGAAGCTGCGCGAGACCATCGAATTCTACCGCGACGTCCTGGGCCTGCCACTGGTTCACACCATCAGCGCACGCGGCTGGGGCCATCCCGGTCATCCGGATTTCCTGCACTTCTTCTTCGATGCCGGCCGCGGCGCCACCATCGCCTTCTTCTACTATATCGGCACCGATCGCCCGGAGCGTTACATGCCGGAGGACAGCCAGTTCTACGCGGCGACCCATACCGCCTGGGGCGTGCCGGACCGGGACGAGCTGGAGCGGTGGAAGACGACGCTGGAAGGCCGGGGCCTGGCCGTCTCCGCCTACACCCGCCACGAAATCCTCGAATCCATCTATTTCCGGGACCCGAACGGGTATCCGCTGGAGATCACCCTGCGCCTGCGCGACACCGACGTGCTGGACGCCAGGGATGCCGCGCTGACCCTGGAAGCCGCCGTCCAGGTGGAGGATGAGCGCCGTGCCGCCGGCGACCGGCTGCGCGACATCGATACGGTCTGGCGGCGCAAGGCCAAGCTCGTCGAAGCCTTGATTGGAGAATGA
- a CDS encoding maleate cis-trans isomerase family protein, which produces MSEAVRRIGMIVPSSNTTMETEVPELLRLLAPSGERFTFHGARVRMLHVRQEDLVRMNADATRAMTELMDAPLDAVAFACLVAIMAMGDGHHRTAEAELAAIATQGGRATPVITSAGALVEELRLADARRIALVMPYADALACRVADYLQAEGFIVQDYVNLRVTDNAEVGRIPGERVLAALDGLNTSGVDRVVLSACVQMPSLGVLAEARRRLGVPVTSAAECTAMQILRRLAPPAAIPGQTAGLSLAEHG; this is translated from the coding sequence ATGTCTGAAGCCGTACGCCGGATCGGAATGATCGTTCCGAGCTCCAACACCACCATGGAGACGGAAGTCCCGGAGCTGCTGCGCCTGCTTGCTCCATCGGGGGAACGCTTCACCTTCCACGGCGCCCGCGTCCGCATGCTGCATGTGCGGCAGGAAGACCTGGTGCGCATGAACGCCGACGCGACGCGCGCCATGACCGAGCTGATGGACGCGCCGCTCGATGCGGTCGCCTTCGCCTGCCTCGTCGCCATCATGGCCATGGGCGATGGTCACCACCGCACCGCGGAGGCCGAGCTGGCGGCCATCGCGACACAGGGCGGCCGCGCCACCCCCGTCATCACCTCCGCCGGCGCGCTGGTGGAGGAGTTGCGTCTTGCGGACGCCCGCCGGATCGCCCTGGTCATGCCCTATGCGGATGCGCTGGCGTGCCGGGTCGCCGACTACCTGCAGGCCGAAGGCTTCATCGTTCAGGACTATGTCAACCTGCGGGTGACCGACAATGCCGAGGTCGGGCGCATCCCCGGCGAGCGGGTGCTGGCGGCGCTCGACGGGCTGAATACGTCCGGCGTCGATCGCGTCGTTCTGTCCGCCTGCGTCCAGATGCCGTCGCTCGGCGTGCTGGCGGAGGCCCGCAGGCGCCTGGGGGTTCCTGTCACCTCGGCGGCGGAATGCACGGCCATGCAGATCCTGCGCCGGCTTGCGCCACCCGCCGCCATCCCCGGCCAGACCGCCGGCCTCAGCCTCGCGGAGCACGGCTGA
- a CDS encoding FAD-dependent monooxygenase → MRVIERSRADATWGFGVVLADGGLQQLAAADPESFSAIEACLHWIPRQVFTVHDEDIPIDKIRSGGAIGRLRLLQILQAACRQAGVALQFETHVSDLDVFDDCDVVVAADGSNSLVRERFAKHFRTATRLLTNRFAWFGANRTFDASHITFKTISGGALCGHYYTYAPDRSTFVMECDAPTWDALGLEEKTDTERRQITQSFFAEELGHADLIENNSIWRRFPAITTARWHHDRFVLIGDALRTAHFSIGSGTRMALEDAIALADALTCGLSRDAAFECYAQTRRAPMEKLARAAEGSFDWYERFSEKLKSRTPGEFALSFLRRTGRISDERMLRDFPTFIAHARASGAAGLPASDGFPAGGQHV, encoded by the coding sequence GTGCGCGTGATCGAGCGCAGCCGGGCCGACGCCACCTGGGGCTTCGGCGTCGTGCTGGCGGACGGCGGCCTGCAGCAGCTTGCCGCCGCCGATCCGGAAAGCTTCAGCGCGATCGAGGCCTGCCTCCACTGGATTCCGCGCCAGGTCTTCACCGTCCATGACGAGGATATTCCCATCGACAAGATCCGCAGCGGCGGCGCCATCGGGCGGCTGCGGCTGCTACAGATCCTGCAAGCCGCCTGTCGGCAGGCGGGTGTCGCACTTCAGTTCGAAACCCATGTTTCCGACCTCGACGTGTTTGACGACTGCGATGTCGTCGTCGCCGCCGATGGCAGTAATTCTCTTGTTCGCGAACGCTTCGCCAAGCACTTCAGAACTGCAACCCGGCTCCTGACGAACCGTTTCGCCTGGTTCGGCGCGAACCGGACGTTCGACGCCTCACACATCACTTTCAAGACCATCTCCGGCGGCGCGCTCTGCGGCCATTACTATACGTATGCGCCCGACCGCAGCACCTTCGTGATGGAATGCGACGCCCCGACCTGGGACGCGCTGGGGCTGGAAGAGAAAACCGACACGGAACGCCGGCAGATCACCCAGTCGTTCTTCGCCGAAGAGCTGGGTCATGCCGACCTCATCGAGAACAATTCCATCTGGCGCCGCTTTCCGGCCATCACCACTGCCCGCTGGCACCACGACCGCTTCGTGCTGATCGGTGACGCGCTGCGCACCGCCCATTTCTCGATCGGCTCGGGAACCCGGATGGCGCTCGAGGACGCCATTGCGCTCGCCGACGCCCTGACCTGCGGGCTATCGCGCGACGCTGCGTTCGAATGCTATGCGCAAACCCGGCGCGCGCCCATGGAGAAGCTCGCCCGCGCGGCCGAGGGCAGCTTCGACTGGTACGAGCGCTTCTCCGAAAAGCTGAAGTCGCGGACCCCCGGCGAATTTGCCCTGAGCTTCCTGCGCCGCACCGGCCGCATCAGCGACGAGCGGATGCTGCGCGACTTTCCCACATTCATCGCCCATGCGCGCGCCAGCGGCGCGGCGGGCCTGCCGGCGAGCGACGGATTTCCAGCAGGAGGACAGCATGTCTGA
- a CDS encoding ABC transporter ATP-binding protein — protein sequence MGNPPVVVAPVIQLRGVSKRFGRTHDLAARTARSLRRAFGGEVKDVVVRAVDHIDLTVNKGEVVGLVGESGCGKSTVGRMVAGIMPPSDGGVLFHGRDVATLAGADRTRAALQVQMIFQDPYASLNPRLRVADIVGEAPLVHALVTRGDWDGYVDAQLRRAGLDPAYKHRYPHQFSGGQRQRIGIARALAVQPEFLVCDEAVAALDVSIQAQILNLFMDLRAELNLTYLFISHDLGVVEHLSDRVVVMYLGRIMEEAPTDELFIHANHPYTQALLEEVPRIDRRKRQFTAIKGEIPSPLNPPPGCHFHPRCPHAMPVCREVAPVLREIAPGHRSACHLND from the coding sequence ATGGGGAACCCGCCGGTTGTCGTTGCGCCGGTGATCCAGCTCCGCGGCGTGTCCAAGCGGTTCGGCCGCACCCACGACCTTGCCGCCCGCACCGCCCGATCGCTCAGGCGCGCGTTCGGGGGCGAGGTGAAGGACGTGGTGGTGCGCGCGGTCGATCATATCGATCTCACCGTCAACAAGGGCGAGGTCGTGGGCCTGGTCGGCGAATCCGGCTGTGGCAAGTCCACGGTCGGGCGGATGGTGGCGGGGATCATGCCGCCATCGGATGGCGGGGTCCTGTTCCACGGCCGCGACGTGGCAACTCTCGCGGGGGCGGACCGGACGCGGGCGGCGCTGCAGGTGCAGATGATCTTCCAGGATCCGTATGCCAGCCTCAACCCGCGCCTGCGGGTGGCCGACATCGTCGGCGAGGCCCCCTTGGTCCATGCCCTGGTGACGCGCGGTGACTGGGATGGCTACGTGGACGCGCAATTGCGCCGCGCCGGCCTCGACCCCGCCTACAAGCACCGCTACCCGCACCAGTTTTCCGGCGGCCAGCGCCAGCGCATCGGCATTGCGCGCGCGCTCGCCGTGCAGCCCGAATTCCTGGTGTGCGATGAAGCGGTGGCGGCGCTGGACGTCTCGATCCAGGCGCAGATCCTGAACTTGTTCATGGACCTGCGCGCCGAGCTGAACCTGACCTACCTGTTCATCAGCCACGACCTCGGCGTGGTGGAGCATCTGTCCGACCGGGTGGTGGTCATGTATCTCGGGCGGATCATGGAGGAGGCGCCGACGGACGAGCTCTTCATCCATGCCAACCATCCCTACACCCAGGCTTTGCTGGAAGAGGTGCCGCGCATCGACAGGCGCAAGCGCCAGTTCACCGCGATCAAGGGCGAGATTCCGAGCCCGCTCAATCCGCCTCCGGGCTGCCATTTCCATCCGCGCTGCCCCCATGCCATGCCGGTGTGCCGGGAGGTGGCTCCGGTGCTGCGCGAGATTGCGCCGGGCCATCGCAGCGCCTGCCACCTGAACGACTAG
- a CDS encoding ABC transporter permease, which translates to MAGLLTVLAITLVALLAPLIAPQNPYDLAHLDILDGRLPPGSTSASGMTYWLGTDDQGRDMLSSIMYGLRISLGVGVGSAVIAGIIGSVLGLVAAFLGGKIETAIMRLVDLQLSFPSILVALMILAFLGKGVMNVMLALVIVEWARYARTARSAALVERRREYMEAAACLALPLWRLLFRHLLPNCLPPLIVIATIQIARAITLEATLSFLGLGVPITEPSLGLLISNGYQYMLSGNYWISFYPGLALLVTIVAINLTGDQLRDALNPRLHK; encoded by the coding sequence ATGGCCGGTCTCCTGACCGTGCTGGCGATCACCCTGGTCGCCCTGCTGGCTCCGCTCATCGCGCCGCAGAACCCGTACGACCTCGCCCATCTCGACATCCTCGACGGGCGGCTTCCGCCCGGTTCCACATCGGCGAGCGGGATGACGTACTGGCTGGGGACCGACGACCAGGGGCGCGACATGCTGTCCAGCATCATGTACGGCTTGCGCATCTCGCTGGGCGTCGGCGTGGGCTCGGCGGTGATCGCCGGCATCATTGGTTCCGTGCTGGGCCTGGTCGCGGCCTTTCTGGGCGGCAAGATCGAGACGGCGATCATGCGGCTGGTGGACCTCCAGCTCTCCTTCCCGTCGATCCTCGTGGCGCTGATGATCCTCGCCTTCCTGGGCAAGGGCGTGATGAACGTCATGCTGGCGCTGGTGATCGTGGAATGGGCCCGCTATGCCCGCACCGCCCGCAGCGCCGCCTTGGTGGAGCGCCGGCGCGAATACATGGAGGCCGCCGCCTGCCTCGCGCTGCCCCTTTGGCGACTGCTGTTCCGCCACCTCTTGCCCAACTGCCTCCCGCCGCTGATCGTCATCGCAACCATCCAGATCGCGCGGGCGATCACGCTGGAGGCAACCCTGTCGTTCCTCGGCCTCGGCGTGCCGATCACCGAGCCCTCGCTCGGGCTGCTCATTTCCAACGGCTATCAATACATGCTCTCGGGAAACTACTGGATCAGCTTCTATCCCGGGCTCGCGTTGCTGGTGACCATCGTGGCCATCAATCTGACGGGAGACCAGCTGCGCGACGCGCTCAATCCCCGGCTGCACAAGTGA
- a CDS encoding AMP-binding protein: MNTLRPPIGVRQPMPGVTYPPLPDLKRHLASGVLEARTLIAALRASFDRNKERVALVGDGWSMTFGTLDMLSDRAALAFAKLGLRPLDRVVFQVGNGANLVVAILGCLKAGLIPVCTLHVHREVEIVGLGTHAEARAHFIDTTPSNFDFHDFAARMRTRVPTLQWTVAVNGNGSALVPTLAELIAAADAEEARAFVRQNVAALDPFQVAVFQISGGSTGLPKIIPRFQNDYLANMLEVTRATAMSADDCVVTPGPMLHNAGLVCFWGPALLAGARVGILEKIQDAELSRLFSACCPTWLYMPKPLLPRLVKVLAQHPEARARMRGIVTSSSGSQIEQEIGVRTQHFYGMTEGIISYTRADDPPGIRHQTIGWPIAEGDEVRILRPGTEEAVAPGEVGEVVFRGPYVFHGYYNAPEQNRVSFTSDGWVRSGDLAHEVLRENRRALVFDGRLKDLISRGGEKISCEEVERYARSHPAILDIVIVPVPDPVYGERGCAFVIPDTSHPCPDVGDLGRHLAEQGLAKFKWPEHVFAIDAFPTTSAGKLDKQALRGRAAQLVGGAS; the protein is encoded by the coding sequence ATGAACACGCTTCGCCCCCCCATCGGTGTTCGCCAGCCCATGCCCGGCGTCACCTATCCGCCCCTGCCGGATCTCAAGCGCCATCTCGCCTCCGGCGTGCTGGAAGCGCGCACGCTCATCGCCGCCCTGCGCGCCTCGTTCGACCGGAACAAGGAGCGCGTCGCGCTGGTCGGTGACGGCTGGAGCATGACCTTTGGCACGCTGGACATGCTGTCCGACCGCGCGGCGCTGGCCTTCGCGAAGCTGGGCCTGCGCCCCCTCGACCGCGTCGTGTTCCAGGTGGGCAACGGCGCCAATCTCGTCGTTGCCATCCTGGGATGCCTCAAGGCCGGATTAATCCCCGTCTGCACGCTCCACGTCCACCGGGAGGTGGAAATCGTCGGCCTCGGCACCCACGCGGAAGCCAGGGCGCACTTCATCGACACCACCCCGTCCAACTTCGACTTTCACGACTTCGCCGCCCGTATGCGCACCCGCGTGCCGACGCTGCAATGGACCGTGGCCGTCAACGGGAACGGCAGCGCCCTCGTCCCGACCCTGGCGGAGCTCATCGCGGCGGCGGACGCCGAGGAGGCGCGCGCCTTCGTCCGGCAGAACGTCGCGGCGCTCGATCCCTTCCAGGTCGCCGTGTTTCAGATCTCCGGCGGGTCGACGGGGCTGCCGAAGATCATTCCAAGGTTCCAGAACGACTACCTGGCCAACATGCTGGAGGTCACGCGCGCAACGGCCATGTCGGCGGATGATTGCGTCGTGACGCCCGGCCCGATGCTTCACAATGCGGGGCTGGTCTGCTTCTGGGGGCCCGCGCTGCTGGCGGGCGCCCGCGTCGGGATCCTTGAGAAGATTCAGGACGCGGAGCTCTCCCGGCTGTTCAGCGCCTGCTGCCCCACCTGGCTCTACATGCCGAAGCCCCTGCTCCCCCGGCTGGTGAAGGTGCTCGCGCAGCATCCAGAAGCGCGCGCCCGGATGCGCGGGATCGTGACCTCCAGCAGCGGGAGCCAGATCGAGCAGGAGATCGGCGTCCGCACCCAGCACTTCTACGGCATGACCGAGGGCATCATCTCCTACACCCGCGCCGACGACCCGCCCGGCATCCGCCACCAGACCATCGGCTGGCCCATCGCCGAGGGCGACGAGGTACGCATCCTGCGGCCCGGCACGGAAGAGGCGGTGGCGCCGGGCGAGGTCGGCGAGGTGGTCTTTCGCGGCCCATACGTCTTCCACGGATACTACAACGCCCCGGAACAGAACCGGGTCTCGTTCACCTCCGACGGCTGGGTCCGGTCCGGCGATCTGGCGCACGAGGTGCTCCGTGAGAACCGGCGCGCCTTGGTGTTCGACGGGCGGCTGAAAGACCTGATCAGCCGCGGCGGCGAAAAGATCTCCTGCGAGGAAGTCGAACGCTATGCCCGCAGCCATCCCGCCATCCTCGATATCGTCATAGTGCCCGTACCCGACCCGGTCTACGGCGAGCGCGGCTGCGCCTTCGTGATCCCCGACACATCCCACCCCTGCCCCGACGTGGGGGACCTCGGCCGGCATCTCGCCGAGCAGGGCCTCGCAAAATTCAAGTGGCCGGAACACGTCTTCGCCATCGATGCCTTCCCGACCACCAGCGCCGGCAAGCTCGACAAGCAAGCCCTGCGCGGCCGGGCCGCCCAATTGGTTGGAGGAGCCTCGTGA